The Formosa sp. Hel1_33_131 genome window below encodes:
- the dnaX gene encoding DNA polymerase III subunit gamma/tau has product MEPFIVSALKYRPQTFKDVVGQSAITNTLKNAIDQNHLAQALLFTGPRGVGKTTCARILAKMINSEGAEHKNEDFAFNIFELDAASNNSVDDIRSLTDQVRIPPQVGNYKVYIIDEVHMLSPSAFNAFLKTLEEPPKHCIFILATTEKHKIIPTILSRCQIFDFKRITVTDAKNYLKIIAEEQGITAEDDALHIIAQKADGAMRDALSIFDRVVSFSGKNLTRQAVTENLNVLDYDTFFEATDLILANKIPDLLLHFNHILSKGFDGQHFITGLASHFRDLLVSKTPQTIELLEVGDDTKAIYKTQSEITSQAFLIQGIELANDCDLKYKTSKNQRLLVELCLMQLASITFDGEKKKPSGFIIPASYFRSNNIPEVKVTRPVVAPETPTQEPSKYPAKEIPAVAEKVEEPKTPYPKKELPIPVISSTQRPTSGLSLSSIRKKKEHQIKLMEVTVDEEDLPNDAFTLETLIKFWNIFVTKLEADGKYNLAAILQIDTPKLINENTIRLEFPNTTNKIEVERQQFELLQYLRKAVNNFSISLDIIVNETLEKQYAYTPEDKYQKLVEKNIHVELLRKTFDLDL; this is encoded by the coding sequence ATGGAACCATTTATTGTATCGGCATTAAAATACAGACCTCAAACATTTAAAGATGTAGTGGGTCAGTCTGCAATTACCAATACGCTAAAAAACGCCATTGATCAAAATCACCTCGCACAAGCTTTGCTGTTTACAGGTCCGAGAGGCGTTGGTAAAACCACTTGCGCGCGGATTCTTGCCAAAATGATTAACAGTGAAGGTGCTGAACATAAAAATGAAGATTTCGCCTTTAATATTTTTGAATTAGATGCTGCCTCTAACAATTCTGTAGATGATATTAGAAGTCTTACAGATCAAGTTCGGATTCCCCCACAGGTAGGAAACTACAAAGTATATATCATTGATGAAGTACATATGTTATCGCCTTCGGCTTTTAATGCCTTTCTAAAGACCTTAGAAGAGCCCCCAAAACATTGTATTTTTATTTTAGCGACTACTGAAAAGCACAAGATCATTCCAACGATTTTATCGCGTTGTCAGATTTTTGATTTTAAAAGAATTACGGTCACAGACGCTAAAAATTATTTGAAGATCATTGCTGAAGAACAAGGAATTACTGCAGAAGATGATGCCTTACACATCATCGCTCAAAAAGCAGATGGCGCCATGAGAGATGCCCTTTCGATATTTGACAGAGTTGTTAGTTTTTCTGGTAAAAACCTAACCCGTCAAGCGGTCACAGAAAATCTAAACGTTTTAGATTACGACACCTTTTTTGAAGCCACTGATTTAATTTTAGCCAATAAAATTCCAGATTTACTATTGCATTTTAACCATATCCTTTCCAAAGGATTTGATGGTCAACATTTTATAACAGGCTTGGCATCTCATTTTAGAGATTTATTGGTTTCTAAAACACCTCAAACTATTGAATTGTTAGAAGTGGGCGATGATACAAAAGCCATCTATAAAACACAATCGGAGATCACCTCACAAGCCTTTTTGATTCAAGGTATTGAACTTGCAAACGATTGTGATCTGAAATATAAAACGAGTAAAAACCAGCGACTGTTGGTCGAACTTTGTCTCATGCAGCTTGCCTCTATCACTTTTGATGGAGAAAAAAAAAAGCCTAGCGGATTCATAATTCCCGCATCTTACTTCAGATCCAATAACATTCCTGAAGTTAAAGTCACTCGACCGGTTGTGGCTCCAGAAACACCAACTCAAGAACCTTCGAAATACCCAGCGAAAGAAATTCCAGCGGTTGCTGAAAAAGTAGAGGAGCCAAAAACTCCCTATCCTAAAAAGGAATTACCCATCCCCGTCATTAGTAGCACACAACGCCCCACTTCTGGACTGTCGCTCAGTAGCATTCGAAAGAAAAAGGAGCACCAAATTAAACTGATGGAAGTCACGGTTGATGAAGAAGATCTGCCAAACGATGCGTTTACCTTAGAAACGCTTATCAAATTTTGGAATATTTTTGTAACGAAATTAGAAGCGGACGGAAAATACAATTTAGCAGCAATTCTTCAGATTGATACGCCAAAACTCATCAACGAAAATACCATTCGATTGGAGTTTCCAAATACCACCAATAAAATCGAAGTGGAACGTCAGCAATTTGAGTTGTTACAATACTTACGAAAAGCCGTTAATAATTTCTCAATTTCGTTAGACATCATTGTCAATGAAACCCTGGAGAAACAATATGCATACACTCCAGAAGATAAGTATCAAAAATTAGTAGAGAAAAACATACACGTTGAGCTTTTACGTAAAACCTTTGATTTAGATTTATAA
- a CDS encoding DUF3784 domain-containing protein translates to MILILTGILVKNNSDLIAGYNTLSKEEKEKIDMDKLTQVARKYLVLTGLSVLIVEGILSLLTIDEKTHLYVICGIVIFGVTVLIIQSNRLKPKP, encoded by the coding sequence ATGATTTTAATTTTAACAGGAATTCTTGTTAAGAATAACTCTGATTTGATTGCTGGTTACAACACCCTATCAAAAGAAGAAAAAGAGAAAATAGACATGGACAAACTAACGCAGGTCGCCCGAAAGTATTTAGTCTTAACAGGGCTCAGCGTTCTCATTGTTGAAGGGATTCTATCGCTTTTAACCATCGACGAAAAAACACATTTATACGTAATCTGTGGGATCGTTATATTTGGAGTTACGGTTCTTATCATTCAATCGAATCGTTTAAAACCCAAGCCATAA
- the kdsB gene encoding 3-deoxy-manno-octulosonate cytidylyltransferase encodes MKIIAMIPARYDSSRFPGKLMQNLGGKSVILRTYEATMETNLFSDVYVVTDSEIISQEIKSHGGKVFMSQKIHESGSDRIAEAAEAIDCDIVVNVQGDEPFTDKESLIKVLDEFENDSENEIDLASLMIHITDAEEILNRNSVKVIVDQRNFALYFSRSPIPYSRDKTVDTKYFKHKGVYAFRKQALLDFTKLPMKMLEASEKIECIRYLEFGKKIKMVETDIHGIEIDTPEDLINANKHWKTN; translated from the coding sequence ATGAAAATAATTGCCATGATTCCTGCGCGTTACGACTCATCTCGTTTTCCTGGAAAACTTATGCAAAATCTAGGAGGGAAGAGTGTCATTCTTCGTACCTATGAGGCTACAATGGAAACAAATTTATTTAGCGATGTCTATGTAGTGACCGACAGTGAGATTATTTCACAGGAAATTAAAAGTCACGGCGGAAAAGTTTTCATGAGCCAAAAAATACATGAATCAGGAAGTGATCGTATTGCCGAAGCTGCGGAAGCGATTGATTGTGATATTGTGGTCAATGTGCAAGGAGATGAACCTTTTACAGACAAAGAGAGTTTGATAAAAGTCTTAGATGAATTTGAAAATGATTCTGAAAATGAAATTGATTTAGCCTCTTTAATGATCCATATTACAGATGCTGAAGAAATTCTGAATAGAAACTCTGTTAAAGTAATCGTTGATCAACGTAATTTCGCTCTCTATTTTTCAAGAAGTCCCATTCCTTATTCCAGAGATAAAACAGTAGATACTAAGTATTTTAAACATAAAGGTGTGTATGCTTTTAGAAAACAAGCCTTACTTGATTTCACAAAACTTCCCATGAAAATGTTGGAGGCTTCTGAAAAAATAGAATGCATTCGTTATTTAGAGTTTGGGAAAAAAATAAAAATGGTGGAAACAGATATTCACGGCATTGAAATTGACACTCCCGAAGATTTGATAAACGCCAATAAACATTGGAAAACGAATTAA
- a CDS encoding RsmD family RNA methyltransferase: MRIISGIFKARRIMAPKKLPVRPTTDMAKEALFNILNHRYHFHDISVLDLFSGTGNISYEFASRGTESIVAVDQNFHCTKFISQTSEEFEMPIQVVKAEVFGFLEKTKQPQTIIFADPPYELEHEKFLKIVELVFQNELLEEDGVLIVEHSKQTDLSSAPQFSEVKGYGGNRFSFFEN; the protein is encoded by the coding sequence ATGCGAATCATATCAGGAATATTCAAGGCCAGACGAATTATGGCACCAAAAAAATTACCCGTGCGTCCCACCACCGATATGGCCAAAGAAGCGTTGTTTAACATCCTCAACCATCGCTATCATTTTCATGATATCTCGGTATTAGATTTATTTTCGGGCACCGGAAATATTAGCTATGAATTTGCTTCAAGAGGGACGGAATCCATTGTGGCGGTCGATCAAAACTTTCATTGTACAAAATTTATTTCGCAAACCTCCGAAGAATTTGAAATGCCTATCCAAGTGGTAAAAGCAGAAGTCTTTGGCTTTTTAGAAAAAACAAAACAACCCCAAACGATTATTTTTGCCGATCCTCCTTATGAGCTAGAACATGAAAAGTTTTTAAAAATTGTAGAGCTTGTGTTTCAAAACGAACTCTTAGAGGAAGATGGTGTACTGATTGTAGAACATTCCAAACAAACAGATTTGTCTTCTGCACCTCAATTCTCAGAAGTGAAAGGTTACGGTGGAAATCGGTTTAGTTTTTTCGAAAATTAA
- a CDS encoding tRNA-(ms[2]io[6]A)-hydroxylase — MLGLKLPSDPRWVNIAEKNLEEILSDHAFCEQKAASTAISLIVSFPEYTELVQEMIALVEEEMSHFKMVHDLILERGFTLGRDRKDAYVSKLLQFFPKGGSRTTQLVHRLLLAALIEARSCERFRLLSEHLEDKKLAKFYRKLMISEANHYSSFLGFARQYGERKEVDQKWEALLEFEAEIMKTLSVTESIHG, encoded by the coding sequence ATGCTTGGACTAAAGTTACCGTCAGACCCGAGATGGGTAAACATCGCTGAAAAGAATTTAGAAGAAATTTTATCGGACCATGCCTTTTGTGAACAAAAAGCGGCCAGTACTGCCATTTCATTAATTGTGAGTTTCCCTGAATATACGGAGTTGGTGCAAGAAATGATTGCTTTGGTAGAAGAGGAAATGAGTCATTTCAAAATGGTGCACGATCTCATCTTAGAGCGTGGCTTCACTTTAGGGCGCGATCGAAAAGATGCCTATGTGTCAAAACTATTGCAGTTTTTCCCAAAAGGAGGCAGTCGCACCACACAATTGGTACATCGTTTACTTTTGGCAGCGTTGATTGAAGCCAGGAGCTGTGAACGCTTCCGACTGTTGTCTGAACATTTAGAAGATAAGAAACTTGCTAAATTTTACAGAAAATTAATGATTAGCGAAGCGAATCATTACAGCTCATTTTTAGGATTTGCAAGACAATATGGCGAGCGCAAAGAAGTGGATCAAAAATGGGAGGCTCTCTTAGAATTCGAAGCAGAGATTATGAAAACATTAAGCGTCACCGAATCCATTCACGGGTAG
- a CDS encoding SixA phosphatase family protein: MKSIVFIRHAKSSWKFRLADEKRPLNKRGLFDAEFMSSLDIVKSFQPDAVFCSTAKRTRETCDFFLKYAVSTETQVHYSDQLYDFSGPGLEAFINTIDASVSNVFIFGHNNALTAIVNTKGDQYIENIPTCGIVKINFKTNRWSECSNGVVEYKLFPKNLNP; the protein is encoded by the coding sequence ATGAAATCAATTGTTTTTATACGTCACGCAAAATCGTCCTGGAAATTCCGACTTGCAGACGAAAAGCGACCGCTCAATAAACGAGGGTTGTTTGATGCCGAATTTATGTCGTCTTTAGATATTGTAAAATCATTCCAACCCGATGCTGTGTTTTGTAGTACTGCGAAACGCACCCGAGAAACCTGTGATTTTTTCTTAAAATATGCTGTATCTACAGAAACACAAGTGCATTATTCAGATCAGTTGTACGATTTTAGTGGGCCAGGTTTAGAAGCATTTATCAACACGATCGATGCGAGTGTATCGAACGTCTTTATTTTTGGTCATAACAACGCATTAACAGCCATTGTAAATACTAAAGGTGATCAGTATATAGAAAATATTCCTACCTGTGGAATTGTTAAAATTAATTTCAAAACCAACCGATGGAGTGAGTGTTCAAATGGGGTTGTGGAATATAAGTTATTTCCTAAAAATCTAAATCCTTAA
- a CDS encoding CatA-like O-acetyltransferase has product MKKLDISAWNRKHHFNHFNALADPYFGVTIPFDVSKAYKKSKDTGSSFFAIYLHDCMKAINAVENFKYRIIDDEVFECDVIHASSTILRADKTFGFSYINFSENFEEFNTNLLKEKQRIDESSELYPPVYGLDCIHCSALPWFSFTSQKEPFSGVKDSVPKLAFSKTYKENDSLLMNVGISANHALIDGYHVGQFAELFQKNLNLP; this is encoded by the coding sequence TTGAAAAAATTAGATATAAGCGCTTGGAATCGCAAACACCATTTTAATCATTTTAATGCATTAGCAGATCCTTATTTTGGGGTGACGATTCCTTTTGATGTGTCTAAAGCCTACAAAAAATCAAAGGACACGGGTTCTAGTTTTTTTGCGATCTATCTTCACGACTGTATGAAAGCGATTAATGCAGTTGAAAATTTTAAATATAGAATTATAGACGACGAAGTATTTGAATGCGATGTCATACACGCTTCTTCAACCATTCTAAGAGCTGATAAAACCTTTGGTTTTAGCTATATCAATTTTTCAGAAAACTTTGAAGAATTTAACACCAATTTACTGAAAGAAAAACAACGCATTGATGAATCTTCGGAACTTTACCCCCCAGTTTATGGTTTAGATTGTATCCATTGTTCTGCCTTGCCTTGGTTTTCTTTTACATCCCAAAAAGAGCCTTTTTCAGGGGTCAAAGATTCCGTACCCAAATTAGCATTTAGTAAAACCTACAAAGAAAACGATTCATTATTGATGAATGTAGGGATTAGTGCAAATCATGCCTTAATAGACGGCTATCATGTCGGGCAATTTGCAGAATTATTTCAAAAAAACCTTAACCTCCCATAA
- a CDS encoding ATP-dependent DNA helicase produces the protein MDKNDFYKLLKTSFPFTPTVKQNIGLQQLSNFVFSTVANELFVLKGYAGTGKTTIIGVLVKNLWEVQKNAVLLAPTGRAAKVISNYSQKEAFTIHKKIYVPRSEKNGKISFVLAPNKHKKTIFIVDEASMISDISNQAKLFGTGSLLDDLIQYVYSGFQCKLLLIGDTAQLPPVKLDLSPALNESNLELNYNKEVLRLELDEVVRQGEDSGILFNATHLREAISNSYFDSFEFNLKGFKDIVRLNDGYEIMDAINDAYSNLGNEETALIVRSNKRANLYNEQIRSRILFNENELTAGDFLMIVKNNYFWLKPTSAAGFIANGDIIEVLEVFSVKELYGFRFAEVKIRMVDYPKMRPFETVLMLDTITLETPSLPYEESNKLYQEILKDFEDEPSSYKKFLGVKKSKYLNSLQVKFSYAITCHKSQGGQWNTVFVEQPYLPNGIDRDYLRWLYTAMTRAKEKLYLIGFQDDYFED, from the coding sequence ATGGATAAAAATGACTTTTATAAACTACTAAAAACCAGTTTTCCTTTTACGCCAACGGTTAAGCAAAACATTGGATTACAGCAACTTTCTAACTTTGTTTTTAGTACGGTTGCCAATGAACTCTTTGTTTTAAAAGGCTATGCTGGTACTGGAAAAACAACAATTATTGGAGTGCTTGTAAAAAACTTATGGGAAGTTCAAAAAAATGCTGTTTTATTGGCGCCAACAGGACGTGCAGCTAAGGTGATTAGCAACTATTCACAAAAAGAAGCGTTTACCATTCATAAGAAAATTTATGTGCCACGTTCCGAAAAAAACGGTAAAATTTCTTTTGTACTGGCGCCTAACAAGCACAAAAAGACCATTTTTATTGTGGATGAAGCCTCTATGATCTCAGATATTTCCAATCAAGCAAAGTTATTTGGAACGGGGTCGTTGTTGGACGATTTGATTCAATATGTGTATTCTGGCTTTCAGTGTAAGTTGTTGTTAATTGGTGATACCGCACAGTTGCCACCTGTGAAACTCGATTTGAGTCCTGCGTTAAATGAATCTAACTTAGAGCTCAACTACAATAAAGAAGTTCTCCGTCTAGAGTTGGACGAAGTGGTGAGGCAAGGGGAAGATTCTGGGATTTTATTCAATGCCACGCATTTGAGGGAAGCCATCTCAAATTCGTACTTTGATTCTTTTGAATTCAACCTTAAAGGGTTCAAAGATATTGTGCGTTTGAATGATGGTTATGAGATTATGGATGCTATTAACGATGCTTATAGCAACTTAGGGAATGAAGAAACGGCTTTAATAGTGCGCTCTAATAAACGAGCAAACCTCTATAATGAGCAAATTCGTTCTCGGATTTTGTTTAATGAAAATGAATTGACAGCGGGCGATTTTTTAATGATTGTTAAAAATAATTACTTTTGGTTAAAGCCTACAAGTGCAGCTGGGTTTATAGCCAATGGGGATATTATAGAAGTTTTGGAAGTTTTTAGTGTTAAAGAATTATATGGTTTTCGGTTTGCAGAAGTTAAAATCCGAATGGTAGATTATCCTAAAATGCGCCCATTTGAAACCGTTTTAATGTTAGATACCATCACCTTAGAAACCCCTTCTTTGCCCTATGAAGAGTCCAATAAATTATATCAAGAAATACTAAAAGATTTTGAAGATGAACCCTCTTCTTATAAAAAGTTTTTAGGCGTTAAAAAGAGTAAATACCTCAATTCACTCCAAGTGAAATTTTCGTATGCGATTACCTGTCACAAATCGCAAGGGGGGCAGTGGAATACCGTATTTGTAGAGCAGCCTTATTTACCAAATGGTATCGATCGTGACTACTTGCGTTGGCTTTATACAGCAATGACGCGTGCCAAAGAAAAACTATATCTAATTGGTTTTCAAGATGATTATTTTGAAGATTAA
- a CDS encoding DNA translocase FtsK translates to MARKSTTKTTQKRFSKLNFTLTNSQRLVLGSFLVILGILLFISLLSYLFTGESDQSVLGDFTNRTVETNNWLSKVGAWISQLLIYKGFGISSFIFSGLLFLSGISVLANSSKKRLWRNWFWGTLVIIWGSMLFGFAFETAPKLGGVIGFELNILLQDYVGKIGTALLLLFCFIVYIALRFKVGPQQIARLFVRTKNELKSELSEEDQPSNSLVDDLGTEENEPIKSSFEVPLENLEPTISNHSSIDSSSTLEVNTPTEEPSIEEEEEQEEVPLEMKIEASVEEVSETDNLAAKLVEDFGEVDPTLELSKFKFPSLDLLKKYDTEGITINQEELEENKNKIVETLSNYKIGIANIKATIGPTVTLYEIIPEAGVRISKIKNLEDDIALSLSALGIRIIAPIPGRGTIGIEVPNKNATIVSMHSVIASQKFQKSEMELPIALGKTISNETFVVDLAKMPHLLMAGATGQGKSVGLNAVLTSLLYKKHPAEVKFVLVDPKKVELTLFNKIERHYLAKLPDSEDAIITDNTKVINTLNSLCIEMDNRYEMLKNAFCRNIKEYNEKFKARKLNPNDGHKFLPYIVLVVDEFADLIMTAGKEVETPIARLAQLARAIGIHLIVATQRPSVNVITGIIKANFPARIAFRVTSKIDSRTILDSSGADQLIGRGDLLYTQGNDMVRIQCAFVDTPEVEKLTDYIGSQKAYPSAYLLPEYVSEESGTSLDNNINERDQLFREAAEVIVTAQQGSASLLQRKLKLGYNRAGRLIDQLEAAGIVGPFEGSKARQVLVPDFLALNQLLDQEIT, encoded by the coding sequence ATGGCTAGAAAATCAACAACTAAAACTACCCAAAAACGGTTCTCAAAACTTAATTTCACCCTCACAAATTCTCAACGATTGGTGCTTGGGAGTTTTTTAGTAATTCTTGGAATCTTATTATTTATATCCCTCCTCTCCTATTTGTTTACGGGAGAAAGTGACCAAAGTGTTCTAGGCGACTTCACCAACCGAACTGTAGAAACCAACAACTGGCTTAGCAAAGTAGGTGCTTGGATCAGTCAATTGCTTATATACAAAGGATTTGGAATCTCTTCATTTATATTCTCTGGATTGTTATTTCTATCCGGGATTTCAGTATTGGCAAACTCCTCCAAAAAACGCTTATGGCGAAATTGGTTCTGGGGAACGCTTGTGATTATTTGGGGATCTATGTTATTTGGATTTGCATTTGAAACGGCTCCAAAATTAGGAGGCGTCATTGGATTTGAATTAAATATATTACTACAAGACTATGTAGGAAAAATAGGAACTGCCCTATTATTGCTGTTTTGTTTTATTGTGTACATCGCCTTGCGTTTCAAGGTCGGGCCACAGCAAATTGCACGCCTCTTTGTACGGACTAAAAACGAACTTAAATCTGAATTATCTGAAGAAGACCAACCTTCTAACTCTTTAGTTGATGATCTCGGAACTGAAGAAAATGAACCTATAAAATCATCATTTGAAGTTCCTTTAGAAAACCTAGAACCTACAATTTCAAACCATTCAAGTATTGATTCTTCGAGTACTTTAGAAGTGAATACTCCTACAGAAGAGCCCAGTATCGAGGAAGAGGAAGAACAAGAAGAAGTGCCCTTAGAAATGAAAATTGAAGCCAGTGTTGAAGAGGTGTCTGAAACCGATAACCTTGCTGCAAAATTAGTGGAAGACTTTGGGGAGGTTGATCCTACGTTGGAGTTATCAAAGTTTAAATTTCCTTCTTTAGATTTACTTAAAAAGTACGATACTGAAGGGATTACCATCAATCAAGAAGAGCTAGAAGAAAATAAAAATAAAATTGTTGAGACGCTCAGCAATTATAAAATTGGGATTGCAAATATCAAAGCAACGATTGGACCAACGGTTACATTATATGAAATCATTCCAGAAGCTGGAGTGCGTATCTCAAAAATAAAGAATTTAGAAGACGATATTGCACTTTCACTTTCAGCATTGGGCATTCGAATTATTGCACCAATTCCTGGTCGAGGAACAATTGGTATTGAAGTGCCAAACAAAAATGCAACGATTGTATCTATGCATTCTGTCATTGCCTCTCAGAAGTTTCAAAAATCAGAAATGGAACTTCCGATCGCTTTGGGAAAAACAATTAGCAATGAAACCTTTGTCGTGGATTTAGCTAAAATGCCTCACCTACTTATGGCGGGTGCAACTGGTCAAGGAAAATCGGTAGGACTGAATGCAGTTCTTACCTCTTTATTGTACAAAAAACACCCCGCAGAGGTTAAGTTTGTTTTGGTCGATCCAAAGAAAGTAGAACTGACACTTTTTAATAAAATTGAACGTCATTATTTAGCAAAACTTCCTGATAGTGAGGATGCCATCATTACTGATAACACCAAGGTGATCAATACTTTGAACTCGTTGTGTATTGAAATGGACAATCGTTATGAGATGCTTAAAAATGCGTTTTGTAGAAATATTAAAGAATACAACGAAAAATTTAAGGCACGAAAACTGAACCCGAACGATGGGCATAAGTTTTTGCCTTATATCGTTTTGGTCGTTGATGAATTTGCCGATTTAATTATGACTGCTGGTAAGGAAGTTGAAACGCCTATTGCCCGATTGGCACAGTTGGCCAGAGCGATTGGAATCCATTTGATTGTAGCTACTCAACGCCCATCGGTGAATGTAATTACAGGAATTATCAAAGCGAATTTCCCAGCGCGTATTGCATTTAGAGTGACTTCAAAAATTGATTCTAGAACCATTTTAGACAGTTCAGGAGCGGATCAGTTGATAGGACGTGGAGATTTATTATACACCCAAGGAAACGATATGGTCCGTATTCAATGTGCTTTTGTAGATACACCAGAAGTAGAAAAACTAACCGATTATATTGGATCTCAAAAAGCCTATCCGAGTGCTTATTTGTTACCAGAATACGTGAGTGAAGAGTCTGGCACAAGTCTTGATAACAATATCAACGAAAGAGATCAATTGTTTAGAGAAGCTGCCGAAGTGATTGTAACCGCTCAACAAGGATCGGCTTCGTTATTACAACGTAAATTAAAACTAGGATACAACAGAGCTGGGCGATTGATTGACCAACTAGAAGCCGCTGGAATTGTTGGCCCGTTTGAAGGCAGTAAAGCACGGCAAGTACTTGTCCCCGACTTTCTAGCCCTAAATCAATTATTAGATCAAGAAATTACATAA
- a CDS encoding DUF3822 family protein, with product METGQKIILKNNNISDSIYELSIQVNLNGLSFFVLNLMDSKIEFLESVNFDKKQTPQALLDQLTHSFNSLEELQKQFGKVTVIHDNELATLVPKPLFDETNLVDYLKFNTKILKTDFITYDPLKIADIVVVYVPLVNINNFIFERFGSFEYKHSATITLNRVLTLEKNSKSLKMYLNIETSHFEIIVVENNHLKFYNRFEYSTKEDFIYYLLFTAEQLQLNPEEFPAILMGSVDENDDLYQIAYKYVRHVSLLHEDAMLYSNDASSKHFTLLNSL from the coding sequence ATGGAAACTGGCCAAAAAATTATTCTAAAGAACAATAACATATCAGACTCCATATATGAATTGTCCATTCAAGTAAACTTGAATGGACTTTCTTTTTTTGTTTTAAACTTAATGGACTCGAAAATTGAATTTTTAGAGTCGGTGAATTTTGATAAGAAACAAACCCCTCAAGCCCTTTTAGATCAACTCACCCATAGTTTTAACAGTCTAGAAGAGCTTCAAAAACAATTCGGCAAGGTGACCGTCATTCACGACAATGAATTAGCGACCCTTGTTCCTAAGCCTTTGTTTGATGAAACGAACCTAGTCGATTATCTAAAATTTAATACCAAAATATTAAAAACAGATTTCATCACGTATGATCCTCTGAAAATTGCAGATATAGTGGTTGTATATGTACCACTCGTAAATATCAACAATTTTATATTTGAGCGTTTTGGAAGTTTTGAATACAAGCACAGTGCCACCATTACATTAAACCGCGTGTTGACACTTGAAAAAAATTCAAAATCCTTGAAAATGTATCTCAATATTGAGACCTCTCATTTTGAAATTATTGTGGTTGAAAACAATCATTTAAAGTTTTACAACCGTTTTGAGTACAGTACTAAAGAAGATTTTATTTATTACCTTTTATTTACAGCGGAACAATTACAACTGAATCCCGAAGAATTTCCAGCAATCTTAATGGGCTCTGTTGATGAAAATGACGACCTCTATCAGATTGCATACAAGTATGTAAGGCACGTCAGTCTTTTACATGAAGATGCAATGCTTTACAGCAACGATGCTAGTTCTAAACATTTTACACTCCTAAACAGCTTATAA
- the pdxH gene encoding pyridoxamine 5'-phosphate oxidase: MEKDLGDYRKSYDKGALLETAISDNPMELFQKWFHEVDAHFHQDETNAMTISTLGLDGYPKNRVVLLKKYTFEGFIFYTNYESEKGKAITANPNVCLSFHWAAAERQVIIKGTAEKIADNLSDGYFESRPKGSQLGAIASNQSSVIENREVLETKLKSLESEYETKDIPRPEFWGGFMVKPIEIEFWQGRANRLHDRIRYQLQEDYSWKIDRLSP; this comes from the coding sequence ATGGAAAAAGACTTAGGGGACTACCGCAAATCCTACGATAAAGGAGCACTATTAGAAACAGCTATTTCAGACAATCCGATGGAATTGTTTCAGAAGTGGTTTCATGAAGTGGATGCGCATTTCCATCAAGACGAAACCAATGCCATGACCATTTCAACACTCGGGTTGGATGGCTACCCTAAAAACAGAGTTGTACTGTTGAAGAAATATACTTTTGAAGGCTTTATTTTTTATACAAATTACGAAAGCGAAAAAGGAAAAGCAATCACTGCCAATCCAAATGTCTGTCTCTCGTTTCATTGGGCAGCTGCCGAACGTCAGGTGATTATTAAAGGAACTGCCGAAAAAATAGCGGATAATCTTAGTGACGGCTATTTTGAATCGCGACCGAAAGGAAGTCAATTGGGAGCAATTGCCTCAAATCAAAGTTCTGTAATAGAGAATAGAGAAGTGTTGGAAACAAAATTAAAATCCTTAGAATCAGAATACGAAACCAAAGATATTCCCCGTCCTGAATTTTGGGGTGGATTTATGGTCAAGCCAATAGAAATTGAGTTTTGGCAGGGCAGAGCCAACCGACTTCATGACCGCATTCGTTACCAATTACAAGAAGACTATTCTTGGAAAATAGACCGTTTATCCCCTTAA